One Hevea brasiliensis isolate MT/VB/25A 57/8 chromosome 6, ASM3005281v1, whole genome shotgun sequence genomic window, TGTTCCATCCACTATGGGAACTAGATGCACAGGAACTTAAAAATACTCCACTATTATCTACGGGTTAGAAATGCATTGGCACAAATGTGACAATACACTAAGCAATAAGATCAGTAAAACCCAACAAGAAAGAGACATACTCGAGATTCCAAATTCATCAGCACAGCAGATTTTGTGGACTCTTTGGCACGCTCAAGTTGTAACTTGGAAACTGCCACAGCAATTAAAAGGGAAACTGATAAGAAATGGAGCTCTAACAAGACTGTAGGGTTGCAAAAGTAGTAGGTCATCAAACCACAACAACGTGCAGAGATAAGAAGGGGAACCTTGTCCAGGCACTGCAATTGCAATTAATTCTCCAACTGCTATGTCAACTGCTTTTTGCACAAAGTCTGATGTCTGTCACAGTAAAAATCATAGCTTAAAATCTATGAAGAGTGATAATAAGGATCAATAACAGATTTTCACCCAAAACAGTTCAAAACAAACAACAGcagcaaataataataataagagctAATGGTCCAATACGTCTTGAACTTTGCCCACCTTTTCCATTATATACTATATTTTTAATTCTATCAATTTGGCTCATAAGTTTCTCATCTTGTTTTAATTATATCCAATGGGCCTAGGGTGTGCACATGCAAACATTTCATTGAGCCCTTAACTCTAAAAGCCATTAAAATGATGGTGTTCTGCAAAATATGAATCTCAAAAACCATTTTAAGCAGCTTTATAGTGGAAGAGAATTTTGCAAAATGTAACCATTTAATGACTCTCAAGGCTCAGGAGGGGCCTACTTCTTCCAAAAAATTTGGTTACATCCATTTTAGCCTTTCATCTCAATAAAAATGTTGGTATGAGCACACATCACAGATAAATTGGATACAATTAAAACTAAATCAGTAACATgaccaaattgataaaatttaaacATAGTATACAAGTTTTACCAAATGTTAGACCAGTAGCCCTATTAAtgataagcacaataactaagtTGTAcgcaaaaaaaaagaattaagggATGAAGGTAGTTAGCAAGACTGAGTCTTTATACTTGGCAATAGTAAACCTTATTCCTGAACTCAAGTGCAAATGCAAAACATTCACTCAGTCTTACTAAACCTTTACTTTACATGAGTACCTACAACACTCGGTCTTCCTCAAGTGGTACATTCAGAACAACTTTCTATAGCAAGGCTAGTACTGGAGATAGTAGCATAACATAGCTAGAAAGAACACAAGTCAAGAAAGTATGCACACGTATACATCACACACTATATCATTTGGGCAACTGGTCTTACAGTGCTAGCATAGATGCCAAACAATCCAGTATTATTGAAGATGCTGTTGAATGCAGAAAAAGAATGGAGCTGTTGATACTCATTCAAGACTCGGAGATCTGTTTTCAAGTCCATTCAATAGAATTAAtataagaaaaaaaggaaaaatttctATAGCAGAAACTATGTAGTTTATGAAAGTAAAGAACTACAGCCATTTTTGGAGAAAATATACGACAAGTTCCATGCATAACCAGATTAAAGACAAATCATTGAGCTTAAGTTACCAGTAAAGTGCTAGATGGTGGCAACTTACATAGCCGTGAGTGCATCCCTTTTCCAGGCCCCCCTGCAGAGAATGAGCCACCACCTCCCATAAGCATCTGCAGCACTACTAGAATTGTTATTCACTGTGCTTTACACATACAATGCAAAAGAAACTGTAAAAGTAGGCTGTAAAGAGAAAGCAAAACAATTAAAGAAGAAGTCAAGGTCAATATACAAAACCTGAAGAACGGTCAAAACTATAGCTTCCTTCTCATTATGCCAGCCTCCAGGAACTTCAAAAGCAAGAGCAACGTGTGTCATCTACCCTCAGaaggaaccaaaaaaaaaaaaattaagtaccaTATAAATTGATAAATGATTAAGAATAGAAAGAGCGTATTCAATGGACAATAGGAAATATGCACCGGTGAATCAGCTTGGCGGCGATAATCCCCTCCAACATACACAGATTTTGGCTCCTCAGGACGTTGAACACGTGGGAGGTCAGAAAGAAGTGGCTCTGCAACAGATATAAGCTCCTCAAATTCAACACCAGAAGCTGCGAGAACCATTTGAGGAGCTGTATAGTGCTCCTAAAATTTCACATAAAAAATATTCAATTAAAGGAAAAGCAAAATAGAGAGGAGAGAAAAATAACAGtaaattaataaatgaataaagATCCAATAGTAATGATAATTTGgacacaaaaattaaagaaattgtaACTTGAACACCGTACTCAAAGGGCTTTTTTTTTCTTACATGTACAAATTCCTCCAAAATAGCACCATCTAATCTATTTAGGGCTGATTCAGGAGCCAAAAGAGGATTCGCCAATGCACCACTATAACCGGCAGAGTGAATTGCCTCCAAGAGTAAGCCTTGTGGATTGTTAGATAGTTGTCCAAGTTCATCTTTCATCTTTTTAAGCTGTACAAACATATGGTAGATTATAAACAAATCAATAAATTTATAAACCCTGACAGCAAAGAGCAAATGGGGGTGCTCAAGGCAACAACAGACACCGACACTGAATTGTTGCCTTTCAACAACATAGCATTAAAATGAAATTACTTATAGTCTATAGAAAGGCAGCATCTTGGAACACATTGCAtgaatttgagaaaaagaaaataTTCTAAACAAAAACCAAAAAGAGCCTTAAGAGTACACATGGAAGTTCACATATCAGGAATATTAAAACATCATCATTACTTCAGCAGAAAAATGACAAGATCTAAAATTACCTCTTCACTGACTTCCCAATCCAAGAAAACAGGATTTCTCACAGAGTCTACAAGCAATTCCACCATTACAGGAACATGGGTCTTAAGAGCATCAAAAGTGTAAGCCATTTGCTCCCGAGAGGCTGAAGCAGCAACACTGCCCCCAATTGCCTCCACTTCTCTGACAATGCGCAAATGGCTCCGGTTCCTAGTGCTCTTAAATGCCATCCGTTCAAGCAAGTGTGTTGCCCCACATGACATGGGTGTCTCATAGATAGAACCGCAATCAAGATACAACCCTACGGAGGCTGCAGGGTTCTAATTAACCAACCAAATGAAGCATCATCAGAAAAATTAAGCAAAAAAGCAATGATAATGACAATACAAGTTATAATGGATAGTAattattaggaaaaaaaaaagctaGAAAGTTTACAACATTGAAAGCATACCGGTGATGCTTCTGAGACAATCCTGACACCATTTTCAAGAGTCTTTGACTTAACCTTGCTTGGTTCAATATAATCTGGTAGAGGAGGTGGAAGGGGAACACCATGAATTGGGGAATCTAAAGGAGGAAGAGAAGTAGAGTGTTCCCCAGTCAGCCAGCTAAAGAACCCGGGTGAGGATGTCCTAGAAGCAACCACACTCGAAGTTCCATAATGTGTGGCCCGCAAATTTCCAACATGGCTCTAATCACAAAGAATGAGAGATTCCATTTAGTTAGATCAACCATGTAAGATGCATCAGAAGAGAATGCAACACCAGTAACCACCTTATTTTGCAACATATTTCAACTTTATTTATGGAAGCAAAGACAATCAAAAGTCACAGAACTGACTTTCACATTAACATAAAGGCACTATCCTCTTTACAGGGGCCAAAAAAAAAGCAACATGTTTACGCCCACCACATATTTGACCATTTCCCCATTTAAGATCTACCAGAAGAAATGTACACAAAGACAGTAATCCTGTGGAAGAAATATTATAGGTTCCATTTGTTTGCTCAGAATATTCAAGCATATAAAGGCAAATTCATATACTGAACCATGAATATAACTTAGAATCCAAATCAAATAGCAAAGACATATCTAAATGTgctaaattatgcaaaataaaaaaaaaagcgaCCAAACTAAAGTAACTAAAATAAAAAGTTCATATCCAAATATCAGAAAATCGATTAAAACCCACAAATGGAAAATAAATTCAGATCTAGCAGCGACACGAAGAACGCTCCATTACCTACTTGTTTAACAATAAAATCTAGAGCAaaacaaaaatattttaaatcaaaAAGCTGCAAACTTTAAATCTTAGCCTTTTAATAATTAAGCTGACTCAGAAAAATATTTGCCTCAGCTTCACCTCGACCGAAAACATACCAACAAACTTCATCTTACTACATTTAGGGTTATGAAGAACTGACCTTGAGAGCTCGAAGTCGCGACGCTGCTGTTCTATACATAATAACTTAATTTACAGGAGAAACCCTAGCAATTGGTTGTTAAGGCTGCGGTATCCCTCTCTGTTTATTGAGTTTGATTTTGAAAGAGAGAAAGGTGCCTACATCAAGGAAGCAGAAAAAAGACCAGTTTCCTAGGATTATGGGAGGAGATTCTCTGCAGGCAGCGTATACTAGTCAAGTACGCTTTAACGCCGTGATCTTGCCATGTCAGCATTTTTAAAAGGCCAAGACTTAAATTAAAATCGTAACAGACTAAATAATttgataattataatttttttttatttcataatatatatttcttatcttataataattattttattacacaattttcttacaaaattattttataataattacattattataataaaatatattaaaatcatttttattttttgttaaaaatcattttatttcattttttaataaataaagttaatggactatttattttaattacaaaAGTTTCAAATaactaattcaacaatatttaagCAATGGCTTTTCTAAAAAGCATTTATTTGACTTCGTAACTATAATCCCATATGAAACTTAAGtcttgcttcttttttttttcccctaatCAAACGCTgaaattctttaattttaaattgtgaaaaatgcctgcattttttaaaatttaaagaaattttaaaattgaatatACGATATATTGGGTTAGAGAAAAGACTCATAGTAATCATTTGAAGTTGAGACACTATGCATTGTACAATGTTCTACTAGAAATTCAACTATCATATAGAGTTACGATAGTCACTCTCCTCTTGAAAGCTTTTTATTCATGATTTACGCATGCATGTGATCTCCAATTTAAAGCAAAATATACAAGGCCCCCTCCAAGTTTTGGCAGAGCATTTAATAGAGTATCCCATTTAAGAGGCCTCCGCTCTAAGAGAGACAAGCATCGCGGGTCATCTTCTTTATCCCTTTCAATTCTCTCAATCTTCACATCCTTCAAGTAGTGTCTCCAACATTTATGTTCTGTGGTGCTGCAGCAATTTGGGTCCTTGATGTCCATTAGATTCTCACATACAAACTGCtaaagaacttttgtgttgttaGTAATCTTTAAAATGATCAAATATGTGCACTTTTTATATTTGTGTGCACATTGATTCTTGATGTATAGTGCCAGTATCAAGAAAAAATTAACATACCTTAATGAATTTGTTTGCAGACTTGATGCTAGATGCTACAGACAGAATCTTAGGATGGCAAATGGAAAGCAGGCCTTCTATAATAGCTGTGTAACTTGACTGTGATGCGTCTGTGCCTATACTCAAGTGTTCAACCTCGCAACATGGAGAGATTGCTAATGGCTTTACCTCCTTATCAAAATATGATGAAATCTTGATATGCAAAACAAATACAGAAAAGGGTGAGATCATTAACTTGATCGTTTGAAATAATTACAAATTGATAAGGTTTTATATATGAATCAATGCATGTTGTCAATTACCTCTTCGGAAGAGGTTGATAGTGTCAGGTGTTTAATTCTGTTTCCCTGAACCAAAACCTCCAAATCATGCAACAATAAGGTATCCAGATCTAAATCAAGTTTCACTTTCCATTGACATGGGGCAAAGATAAAACCACTGCAAAAGGCACTCAAGTTCCCATCATATTCAAAAGAGAGCAAATTTGGAGTATTATTTCACAATGCTCCAGATTCTTACAATTCGTTATTATCAAACTTTTGAGATGATGACTTGAAATATTTATCCTTTCTACCTTTTTGCAATGATCCAAGTGCAAAGTTTCAAGAAGGGGATATTTAGACATAAGGTTATGGACTAATTGATCAGTAACCATATTTCCCCCCTTCAAGGTTAAAGATTTTATCTCCTGCCTCATCTTAACATTGATTATAACTGAATCACCACCAATAGTTAACCTTTGAAGACCTGGTGCTTCAATATCAACTCTCTTGAGTTCTTCAAATCCTCTATCCTGCACTATGAACTTCAGTATCTTGAAATTTTTAAGTCCTGGAACATAAAGATTATTCAAGGTGCCCTTGCAGTTTTTGAAACTCAAGTGCACAATTGAGGGACAGCTCATTAAAAGATCTTTGACAGTGTTCATCAACAACAACTTCCTTGAGAGACAACTTATGCAGACACGGCAAATTAACAGCACCTTTAGATTTGAATAAGGGTCCTTTCAACATGCAACAGCGTAACTTCAGaactgttattgatttgcaagcaAAGATTTCTTAAAGTAAACTATATGCCTCGTACCATCGAATTGGTATATGCAGTTTCACCTCTCTGACACTTTGGTTTATGGCTAAACCTATCCACTTGTTGACCAAAGAAATATGCTCAAATTCATGGATGCTCATATAGAGCTTGAATTTTTGTATATATAACTTGTGATCACAGAATCTCTTAATGGTGTCATCCACAAATTTTATGAACTTATTTTCAAGTTCTTCACCAAATAAAGATTGATCAAAATCCAAAATAGGATATGAAGCCCACTTTGATCGCCAGCTCTTGGAAAAAATAGTGGTTTTAGCCACATCTTTTGTGGGCAGGAATGAGTAGATGTGATGGATAATACATTCCGATAAATCTGAGATTCGATCTATCCTATCTGCACTTTCAATTGTTTCACCCCTTTTACTCTTCCTGTTCAGTTGTGGTTCCTCTTTCATTTTACATGCTGTAAAATAAAAAGAGTCCAAATGCCattttcaataaatttctttGCTCAAATAAATTTGAcaagtatatatataaattcaagaACTAAAATGTTCATTTCTGCAACATAATCGTAAATGCATGGACATGAACAAGTTGCAAACAGCTTCTTCACATATATAGAACAAGATTCTTGCACGAATAATCAAATTC contains:
- the LOC110645733 gene encoding mitochondrial-processing peptidase subunit alpha, whose amino-acid sequence is MYRTAASRLRALKSHVGNLRATHYGTSSVVASRTSSPGFFSWLTGEHSTSLPPLDSPIHGVPLPPPLPDYIEPSKVKSKTLENGVRIVSEASPNPAASVGLYLDCGSIYETPMSCGATHLLERMAFKSTRNRSHLRIVREVEAIGGSVAASASREQMAYTFDALKTHVPVMVELLVDSVRNPVFLDWEVSEELKKMKDELGQLSNNPQGLLLEAIHSAGYSGALANPLLAPESALNRLDGAILEEFVHEHYTAPQMVLAASGVEFEELISVAEPLLSDLPRVQRPEEPKSVYVGGDYRRQADSPMTHVALAFEVPGGWHNEKEAIVLTVLQMLMGGGGSFSAGGPGKGMHSRLYLRVLNEYQQLHSFSAFNSIFNNTGLFGIYASTTSDFVQKAVDIAVGELIAIAVPGQVSKLQLERAKESTKSAVLMNLESRMIVTEDIGRQFLTYGERKPVEHFLKTVDELTTKDITNIAQKIISSPLTMASYGDVVNVPSYEYVSSKFHA